Proteins found in one Bradysia coprophila strain Holo2 chromosome X unlocalized genomic scaffold, BU_Bcop_v1 contig_35, whole genome shotgun sequence genomic segment:
- the LOC119069465 gene encoding probable serine carboxypeptidase CPVL isoform X2: protein MCGSIFLLTTFTLFCTTIVHGQSEALFLTPLIASGNISLARNLSLVLPLPNSSPDIPSRSSYSGLITVNETNNSNLFFWFFPATAKCREDDNAPIVLWLDGGPGVSNFLSIFTQNGPFSVKSNVDGIFSLEPRLEDWTVNRSIIYLESPVDVGFSFSSNPAGLPKTSEEAAEDTVEFLRQFFLLFPEYITNPFYLAGQSYGGHFAPAVGTALHQRNECKRETRINFQGMLLIAPWTNPFAQVDSYADYMYQTGLIDEMARDDFVVNQEFIKKLITERKYVEAKDYGVLGLGGHASKS from the exons ATGTGTGGCTCAATATTTCTCCTGACAACATTCACACTGTTCTGCACAACAATCGTGCATGGCCAAAGTGAAGCGTTATTTTTGACTCCATTGATAGCATCTGGGAATATTTCCCTTGCTAGGAATTTATCTCTGGTGCTGCCACTTCCAAATTCGTCACCGGACATTCCAAGCCGATCCAGTTACTCAGGCCTTATTACGGTGAACGAAACTAACAACTCCAATCTGTTCTTTTGGTTCTTTCCTGCAACGGCGAAATGCAGAGAAGACGATAACGCACCCATCGTTTTATGGTTGGATGGTGGACCGGGTgtgtcaaattttttgagcaTTTTCACCCAAAATGGACCTTTTTCGGTTAAATCCAATGTAGATGGCATTTTCAGTCTGGAGCCCCGACTGGAAGATTGGACAGTTAATCGATCCATCATCTATTTGGAAAGTCCTGTTGATGTTG GATTCAGCTTCTCTTCCAATCCTGCCGGATTACCAAAAACGAGTGAAGAGGCTGCAGAAGATACCGTAGAGTTTCTGCGGCAATTCTTTCTGCTATTTCCTGAGTATATTACCAATCCGTTCTACTTAGCTGGACAATCTTATGGAGGACATTTTGCTCCAGCTGTAGGCACTGCGCTACACCAAAGAAACGAATGTAAGCGGGAAACTCGTATAAACTTCCAAGGAATGTTACTGATCGCGCCATGGACAAATCCATTCGCTCAAGTAGACTCGTATGCAGACTATATGTATCAAACAGGACTTATCGACGAGATGGCAAGAGATGATTTCGTTGTAAACCaagaatttattaaaaagcTTATAACCGAAAGGAAATACGTTGAAGCAAAGGAT TACGGAGTTTTAGGTTTGGGCGGACATGCTTCTAAATCCTGA
- the LOC119069460 gene encoding dedicator of cytokinesis protein 9-like isoform X2, translated as MSKKRDTGASFENPVGYSWLPLLAKGKINIDEQCIPVAATLPPGYLAIQPLGLGKGNAGPDIQWIDNQKPLFSVTFKLNSTVLTTDQHLHNLFSHTERILQQPKTSAIPAETETCKILKAAHAIHLSAVITFLPTILNQLFTLLVNTTSDEIGLNVIRLIINLIHTISEEAYRKELLSSYVKYVFQTTSFEQKNQGSPNSMNTVHGELCKHLPTLLHPNNTDFLIINKFMKYSSTFFDIIIKSMAQHLIGTGRIRMHRNERFPKDYSAKIESLFLVLVPYLFSRHKDLPLETELLNKSLSIFIKRCLTFMDRGFVFKLMRLYMNQFSTGDPRTLYEYKFSFLQEICAHEHYVPLNLPFLLSPRRPPDVLQHFTLSEEFCQQHFLTALLMQEVKSSLNEVSHIRRLALQTLKELIAKHDLDDRYQNKGQLARIAMLYIPWLGIVLENLNRISDGRENKRTDSTSIMSNRISSSSSYVFARDSTPAISHHNSIVSNSSTPKIRNRLTLNFDHPSPVRASLHLKDNGYLAVIAGQKLTNGHSHTSLDSESSNQSQDTTIIRRNPDYDSSIRPSHNRSISVTQPSVIPRLDKFSPSETKDMLICFLFVIKHLSPDQMAMWWQNCTESETVSFFTVLEMCLIYFRYVGKKNIAVNEKSNDIKTRATKASTLPARMVPPTSESVNNLHDTGTLTHAQNRQCLLEEASRSFQALKESNFATEMGLTILDCIGLYTLQFRDKMLDGIVLPKLLRVYLKFLQLGQSETLSKHVFASLRAFINNFSPALFKGNAILCGQLVFELLKCCDSRLASLRQESCAVLYLLMRSNFEFSGRKGLTRVHLQVIISVSQMLGNVIGLNNARFQESLSLINSYATSDKAMRGTGFPLEVKDLTKRVRTVLMATAQMQAHHMDQVKLLELQYSLANSYASTPELRHTWLVTMGRNHEQNGNISEAACCNLHIAALMAEYLKLRGGGFIKWGAESFDRISSNISRDEKGLKLDSGAQDSNQYTEQMLLDQLKECAEYLDRAERLECLGELYRLIIPILENRRDYLGLAQCYSHLEQAYNKVTEFNRSGKRLLGRFYRVVFYGQLYFEGDSGVEYVYKEPKITSLSEISERLHKQYRDKFGAENVKMIMDSSPVNPSSLDPSKAYLQVTHVIPYFCKDELESRQNEFEQNHDVDTFMFETPFTKNGTARGSVEEQWKRRTILRTLYSFPYVLQRIAIKDKQFIELTPIEVAVDEMQNRVSELEEVVLPPIDVKKLQLRLQGSVAVQVNAGPLAYATAFLEPQRSMQYPSDKVEDLKEVFREFVSICNTALQVNGRMISSDQREYHSALQDNYNKLCSALTDLLNESFLPVDESGINAHRNSIALFSAISGAPSNSSTA; from the exons ATGTCCAAGAAACGCGATACGGGTGCGTCATTCGAAAATCCAGTCGGCTACAGTTGGTTGCCGTTGTTGGcgaaaggaaaaattaacATTGACGAGCAATGTATACCTGTTGCTGCCACGTTGCCACCTGGATATCTAGCCATTCAACCGTTGGGGTTGGGAAAAGGG AACGCTGGACCGGACATTCAATGGATCGATAATCAAAAACCGCTGTTTTCCGTTACATTTAAACTGAATTCAACTGTTCTGACAACCGATCAGCATCTGCACAATTTGTTCTCGCACACAGAACGGATACTACAGCAGCCAAAGACATCTGCCATTCCTGCCGAAACGGAAACATGCAAAATTCTTAAAGCAGCACATGCGATTCATTTGTCAGCCGTCATAACATTTTTGCCAACCATCTTGAATCAACTCTTTACGTTGCTTGTTAACACGACAAGTGACGAGATTGGACTGAATGTTATTCGTTTGATCATCAATTTGATTCACACGATATCCGAGGAGGCATACCGCAAGGAGCTACTATCATCTTATGTAAAGTATGTCTTTCAAACGACATCTTTTGAGCAGAAGAATCAAGGCAGTCCCAATTCGATGAACACCGTGCATGGTGAACTATGCAAACACTTGCCTACTCTACTTCATCCAAACAACACCGACTTCTTGatcatcaacaaatttatgaaatacTCGAGCACCTTCTTTGACATTATCATCAAAAGCATGGCCCAGCATTTAATTGGAACGGGTCGGATACGGATGCATCGAAACGAACGATTTCCGAAGGATTATTCCGCAAAAATTGAATCTCTGTTCCTCGTTCTCGTTCCATATTTGTTCTCCCGACACAAAGATTTGCCGCTGGAAACAGAACTGCTGAACAAAAGTCTATCGATATTCATCAAAAGGTGTCTGACCTTCATGGACAGAGGATTCGTTTTTAAACTGATGAGACTGTACATGAATCAGTTCTCAACTGGCGACCCTCGCACATTGTACGagtacaaattttcatttttgcaagAAATCTGTGCACATGAACACTATGTCCCGCTGAATTTGCCATTTTTATTGAGCCCACGGCGACCACCAGATGTTTTGCAACACTTCACACTGTCCGAAGAGTTTTGTCAGCAGCATTTCTTGACTGCCTTACTAATGCAAGAGGTTAAAAGTTCCTTGAATGAAGTCAGTCATATTCGACGTCTAGCGCTGCAAACGTTGAAAGAACTTATAGCCAAACATGATCTCGATGATCGCTATCAAAATAAGGGACAATTAGCTCGAATCGCAATGCTATACATTCCCTGGCTGGGAATAGTACTCGAAAATCTGAATCGAATCTCCGATGGTCGAGAAAACAAACGCACCGACTCTACATCAATCATGTCAAATCGAATATCTAGCAGCAGTAGCTACGTTTTTGCTCGAGATTCAACACCTGCCATAAGTCACCACAATTCAATTGTGTCGAATTCCAGTACGCCAAAGATTCGCAACCGTTTAACGTTGAACTTTGATCACCCCAGTCCCGTGCGCGCATCGTTACACTTAAAAGACAATGGTTATTTGGCTGTTATTGCCGGTCAAAAGTTAACCAACGGCCATTCGCACACATCCTTGGACTCGGAAAGTTCAAATCAATCGCAGGATACGACCATCATTCGGCGGAATCCTGACTATGATTCCAGTATACGTCCATCCCACAATCGTTCAATCAGTGTCACTCAACCGTCTGTCATACCAAGACTGGACAAATTCTCGCCGAGTGAAACGAAAGACATGCTGATTTGTTTCCTGTTTGTTATCAAGCATTTATCACCCGATCAAATGGCGATGTGGTGGCAGAACTGTACCGAAAGTGAAACGGTGTCCTTTTTCACCGTACTCGAGATGTGTCTTATCTATTTCCGATATGTTGGTAAGAAGAACATAGCCGTAAATGAAAAAAGTAATGACATCAAAACTCGAGCCACTAAAGCGAGTACATTACCTGCCCGAATGGTGCCACCGACGTCCGAGTCTGTAAATAATTTACACGACACTGGCACATTGACCCACGCTCAAAATCGACAATGTCTTCTGGAAGAAGCTTCAAGATCCTTTCAAGCGTTAAAAGAATCGAATTTCGCAACTGAAATGGGACTGACGATTTTGGATTGCATTGGTCTGTACACACTTCAGTTTCGCGACAAAATGCTCGATGGGATAGTGTTACCAAAACTCCTGCgagtttatttaaaattccttCAATTGGGACAATCGGAAACGTTGTCCAAACACGTTTTTGCATCGCTTCGCGCATTCATCAATAACTTCTCGCCGGCACTATTTAAAGGGAATGCAATTCTTTGTGGCCAGTTGGTATTCGAACTGTTGAAATGCTGTGATAGTCGGCTGGCGAGTCTTCGTCAGGAATCCTGTGCCGTTCTGTATCTTCTAATGCGAAGTAACTTCGAGTTCAGTGGACGAAAGGGTTTGACCAGAGTACATTTGCAAGTTATAATTTCGGTTTCACAGATGCTTGGCAACGTAATTGGCTTAAATAATGCCCGATTTCAGGAATCCCTATCTCTCATAAACAG CTACGCAACAAGTGACAAAGCAATGAGAGGAACTGGTTTCCCGTTGGAAGTTAAAGATCTGACGAAACGCGTACGAACGGTTCTAATGGCTACCGCTCAGATGCAAGCTCACCATATGGACCAAGTAAAATTATTGGAGCTGCAATACTCACTGGCTAATTCATATGCCTCCACACCTGAACTACGTCACACCTGGCTAGTCACAATGGGTCGGAATCACGAACAGAATGGGAATATTTCGGAAGCAGCATGCTGTAATTTGCACATCGCCGCATTAATGGcagaatatttgaaattacGCGGCGGTGGTTTCATAAAATGGGGTGCTGAGTCATTTGACCGGATTTCCAGTAATATTTCGCGAGACGAGAAAGGTTTAAAATTGGACAGTGGAGCACAGGATTCGAATCAGTACACCGAGCAAATGTTGCTCGATCAGTTGAAGGAATGTGCAGAGTATTTGGACCGTGCCGAACGATTGGAATGTTTAGGTGAACTGTATCGGTTGATCATTCCGATACTCGAGAATCGGCGTGACTACCTCGGCTTGGCACAATGCTATTCGCATTTGGAACAGGCCTACAACAAAGTGACCGAATTCAATAGATCGGGTAAACGGTTGCTTGGTCGATTCTATAGAGTCGTATTTTATGGGCAG CTTTACTTCGAAGGCGACAGTGGCGTTGAGTATGTGTATAAAGAACCGAAAATTACGTCGTTAAGCGAAATTTCTGAGCGATTGCATAAACAATACCGCGACAAGTTTGGTgcggaaaatgtgaaaatgattATGGACTCGTCACCG GTAAATCCGTCCTCGTTAGATCCATCGAAAGCTTATTTGCAAGTAACCCATGTCATACCATATTTCTGCAAGGACGAATTGGAGTCTCGTCAGAATGAGTTCGAG CAAAACCATGATGTTGATACGTTCATGTTCGAAACACCATTCACTAAAAACGGTACAGCCCGTGGATCGGTTGAGGAACAATGGAAACGACGAACAATACTACGAA CTCTGTACTCGTTTCCCTATGTTCTCCAACGTATTGCGATCAAAGACAAGCAGTTCATTGAACTGACACCGATTGAAGTAGCTGTTGATGAAATGCAAAATCGTGTGTCCGAGCTGGAAGAGGTGGTCCTTCCACCGATTGATGTGAAAAAGTTGCAGCTAAGATTGCAAGGAAGTGTTGCGGTTCAGGTCAATGCTGGACCGTTAGCATACGCAACAGCATTTCTGGAACCACAGCGATCGATGCAGTATCCCAGTGATAAAGTGGAAGATTTGAAGGAAGTCTTCAG AGAATTTGTGAGCATCTGTAACACAGCTCTGCAAGTAAATGGTCGAATGATCTCGTCCGATCAACGTGAATATCATTCAGCCTTACAGGACAACTACAATAAACTGTGCAGTGCATTGACCGATTTACTGAACGAATCTTTTCTACCGGTCGATGAGTCCGGTATCAACGCACACCGCAACAGCATTGCATTGTTCAGTGCCATCAGCGGTGCTCCGAGTAACTCGAGTACAGCATAA
- the LOC119069465 gene encoding venom serine carboxypeptidase-like isoform X1, producing the protein MCGSIFLLTTFTLFCTTIVHGQSEALFLTPLIASGNISLARNLSLVLPLPNSSPDIPSRSSYSGLITVNETNNSNLFFWFFPATAKCREDDNAPIVLWLDGGPGVSNFLSIFTQNGPFSVKSNVDGIFSLEPRLEDWTVNRSIIYLESPVDVGFSFSSNPAGLPKTSEEAAEDTVEFLRQFFLLFPEYITNPFYLAGQSYGGHFAPAVGTALHQRNECKRETRINFQGMLLIAPWTNPFAQVDSYADYMYQTGLIDEMARDDFVVNQEFIKKLITERKYVEAKDVWADMLLNPDSTFNAASGFTTAFTLLEDELDLSSYLFANYVELPEFRQAIHVGNLTYTLVSAAIQNSMTEEFMASKSDHIEQLLDAKKYKVVVATGQLDLTVLHNGVEKMLNHLVWSGQNEWNRSHRTIWKGANGRVIGYKKEVTNLTLYLIRNAGHMLIGDQPGWNLELINKELICL; encoded by the exons ATGTGTGGCTCAATATTTCTCCTGACAACATTCACACTGTTCTGCACAACAATCGTGCATGGCCAAAGTGAAGCGTTATTTTTGACTCCATTGATAGCATCTGGGAATATTTCCCTTGCTAGGAATTTATCTCTGGTGCTGCCACTTCCAAATTCGTCACCGGACATTCCAAGCCGATCCAGTTACTCAGGCCTTATTACGGTGAACGAAACTAACAACTCCAATCTGTTCTTTTGGTTCTTTCCTGCAACGGCGAAATGCAGAGAAGACGATAACGCACCCATCGTTTTATGGTTGGATGGTGGACCGGGTgtgtcaaattttttgagcaTTTTCACCCAAAATGGACCTTTTTCGGTTAAATCCAATGTAGATGGCATTTTCAGTCTGGAGCCCCGACTGGAAGATTGGACAGTTAATCGATCCATCATCTATTTGGAAAGTCCTGTTGATGTTG GATTCAGCTTCTCTTCCAATCCTGCCGGATTACCAAAAACGAGTGAAGAGGCTGCAGAAGATACCGTAGAGTTTCTGCGGCAATTCTTTCTGCTATTTCCTGAGTATATTACCAATCCGTTCTACTTAGCTGGACAATCTTATGGAGGACATTTTGCTCCAGCTGTAGGCACTGCGCTACACCAAAGAAACGAATGTAAGCGGGAAACTCGTATAAACTTCCAAGGAATGTTACTGATCGCGCCATGGACAAATCCATTCGCTCAAGTAGACTCGTATGCAGACTATATGTATCAAACAGGACTTATCGACGAGATGGCAAGAGATGATTTCGTTGTAAACCaagaatttattaaaaagcTTATAACCGAAAGGAAATACGTTGAAGCAAAGGAT GTTTGGGCGGACATGCTTCTAAATCCTGACTCTACATTTAATGCAGCTAGTGGGTTTACAACTGCCTTCACCTTACTAGAAGATGAATTGGATCTGAGCAGTTATCTGTTCGCAAATTACGTTGAATTGCCTGAATTTCGTCAGGCTATACATGTAGGAAATCTTACGTACACATTAGTGAGTGCAGCCATACAAAATTCAATGACTGAAGAATTTATGGCTTCGAAGTCTGACCACATTGAGCAATTGCTTGATGCTAAGAAATATAAAGTTGTCGTTGCTACCGGTCAGTTAGATTTAACGGTTTTACACAACGGTGTCgagaaaatgttaaatcatTTGGTTTGGAGCGGACAAAATGAATGGAATCGGTCGCATCGAACTATATGGAAAGGTGCAAACGGTCGAGTTATTGGGTACAAGAAAGAGGTGACCAACTTGACGTTGTATCTAATACGAAACGCTGGACATATGTTAATTGGAGATCAGCCAGGGTGGAATCTGGAATTGATTAATAAAGAATTGATTTGCCTGTAG
- the LOC119069460 gene encoding dedicator of cytokinesis protein 9-like isoform X1 — MSKKRDTGASFENPVGYSWLPLLAKGKINIDEQCIPVAATLPPGYLAIQPLGLGKGQNAGPDIQWIDNQKPLFSVTFKLNSTVLTTDQHLHNLFSHTERILQQPKTSAIPAETETCKILKAAHAIHLSAVITFLPTILNQLFTLLVNTTSDEIGLNVIRLIINLIHTISEEAYRKELLSSYVKYVFQTTSFEQKNQGSPNSMNTVHGELCKHLPTLLHPNNTDFLIINKFMKYSSTFFDIIIKSMAQHLIGTGRIRMHRNERFPKDYSAKIESLFLVLVPYLFSRHKDLPLETELLNKSLSIFIKRCLTFMDRGFVFKLMRLYMNQFSTGDPRTLYEYKFSFLQEICAHEHYVPLNLPFLLSPRRPPDVLQHFTLSEEFCQQHFLTALLMQEVKSSLNEVSHIRRLALQTLKELIAKHDLDDRYQNKGQLARIAMLYIPWLGIVLENLNRISDGRENKRTDSTSIMSNRISSSSSYVFARDSTPAISHHNSIVSNSSTPKIRNRLTLNFDHPSPVRASLHLKDNGYLAVIAGQKLTNGHSHTSLDSESSNQSQDTTIIRRNPDYDSSIRPSHNRSISVTQPSVIPRLDKFSPSETKDMLICFLFVIKHLSPDQMAMWWQNCTESETVSFFTVLEMCLIYFRYVGKKNIAVNEKSNDIKTRATKASTLPARMVPPTSESVNNLHDTGTLTHAQNRQCLLEEASRSFQALKESNFATEMGLTILDCIGLYTLQFRDKMLDGIVLPKLLRVYLKFLQLGQSETLSKHVFASLRAFINNFSPALFKGNAILCGQLVFELLKCCDSRLASLRQESCAVLYLLMRSNFEFSGRKGLTRVHLQVIISVSQMLGNVIGLNNARFQESLSLINSYATSDKAMRGTGFPLEVKDLTKRVRTVLMATAQMQAHHMDQVKLLELQYSLANSYASTPELRHTWLVTMGRNHEQNGNISEAACCNLHIAALMAEYLKLRGGGFIKWGAESFDRISSNISRDEKGLKLDSGAQDSNQYTEQMLLDQLKECAEYLDRAERLECLGELYRLIIPILENRRDYLGLAQCYSHLEQAYNKVTEFNRSGKRLLGRFYRVVFYGQLYFEGDSGVEYVYKEPKITSLSEISERLHKQYRDKFGAENVKMIMDSSPVNPSSLDPSKAYLQVTHVIPYFCKDELESRQNEFEQNHDVDTFMFETPFTKNGTARGSVEEQWKRRTILRTLYSFPYVLQRIAIKDKQFIELTPIEVAVDEMQNRVSELEEVVLPPIDVKKLQLRLQGSVAVQVNAGPLAYATAFLEPQRSMQYPSDKVEDLKEVFREFVSICNTALQVNGRMISSDQREYHSALQDNYNKLCSALTDLLNESFLPVDESGINAHRNSIALFSAISGAPSNSSTA; from the exons ATGTCCAAGAAACGCGATACGGGTGCGTCATTCGAAAATCCAGTCGGCTACAGTTGGTTGCCGTTGTTGGcgaaaggaaaaattaacATTGACGAGCAATGTATACCTGTTGCTGCCACGTTGCCACCTGGATATCTAGCCATTCAACCGTTGGGGTTGGGAAAAGGG CAGAACGCTGGACCGGACATTCAATGGATCGATAATCAAAAACCGCTGTTTTCCGTTACATTTAAACTGAATTCAACTGTTCTGACAACCGATCAGCATCTGCACAATTTGTTCTCGCACACAGAACGGATACTACAGCAGCCAAAGACATCTGCCATTCCTGCCGAAACGGAAACATGCAAAATTCTTAAAGCAGCACATGCGATTCATTTGTCAGCCGTCATAACATTTTTGCCAACCATCTTGAATCAACTCTTTACGTTGCTTGTTAACACGACAAGTGACGAGATTGGACTGAATGTTATTCGTTTGATCATCAATTTGATTCACACGATATCCGAGGAGGCATACCGCAAGGAGCTACTATCATCTTATGTAAAGTATGTCTTTCAAACGACATCTTTTGAGCAGAAGAATCAAGGCAGTCCCAATTCGATGAACACCGTGCATGGTGAACTATGCAAACACTTGCCTACTCTACTTCATCCAAACAACACCGACTTCTTGatcatcaacaaatttatgaaatacTCGAGCACCTTCTTTGACATTATCATCAAAAGCATGGCCCAGCATTTAATTGGAACGGGTCGGATACGGATGCATCGAAACGAACGATTTCCGAAGGATTATTCCGCAAAAATTGAATCTCTGTTCCTCGTTCTCGTTCCATATTTGTTCTCCCGACACAAAGATTTGCCGCTGGAAACAGAACTGCTGAACAAAAGTCTATCGATATTCATCAAAAGGTGTCTGACCTTCATGGACAGAGGATTCGTTTTTAAACTGATGAGACTGTACATGAATCAGTTCTCAACTGGCGACCCTCGCACATTGTACGagtacaaattttcatttttgcaagAAATCTGTGCACATGAACACTATGTCCCGCTGAATTTGCCATTTTTATTGAGCCCACGGCGACCACCAGATGTTTTGCAACACTTCACACTGTCCGAAGAGTTTTGTCAGCAGCATTTCTTGACTGCCTTACTAATGCAAGAGGTTAAAAGTTCCTTGAATGAAGTCAGTCATATTCGACGTCTAGCGCTGCAAACGTTGAAAGAACTTATAGCCAAACATGATCTCGATGATCGCTATCAAAATAAGGGACAATTAGCTCGAATCGCAATGCTATACATTCCCTGGCTGGGAATAGTACTCGAAAATCTGAATCGAATCTCCGATGGTCGAGAAAACAAACGCACCGACTCTACATCAATCATGTCAAATCGAATATCTAGCAGCAGTAGCTACGTTTTTGCTCGAGATTCAACACCTGCCATAAGTCACCACAATTCAATTGTGTCGAATTCCAGTACGCCAAAGATTCGCAACCGTTTAACGTTGAACTTTGATCACCCCAGTCCCGTGCGCGCATCGTTACACTTAAAAGACAATGGTTATTTGGCTGTTATTGCCGGTCAAAAGTTAACCAACGGCCATTCGCACACATCCTTGGACTCGGAAAGTTCAAATCAATCGCAGGATACGACCATCATTCGGCGGAATCCTGACTATGATTCCAGTATACGTCCATCCCACAATCGTTCAATCAGTGTCACTCAACCGTCTGTCATACCAAGACTGGACAAATTCTCGCCGAGTGAAACGAAAGACATGCTGATTTGTTTCCTGTTTGTTATCAAGCATTTATCACCCGATCAAATGGCGATGTGGTGGCAGAACTGTACCGAAAGTGAAACGGTGTCCTTTTTCACCGTACTCGAGATGTGTCTTATCTATTTCCGATATGTTGGTAAGAAGAACATAGCCGTAAATGAAAAAAGTAATGACATCAAAACTCGAGCCACTAAAGCGAGTACATTACCTGCCCGAATGGTGCCACCGACGTCCGAGTCTGTAAATAATTTACACGACACTGGCACATTGACCCACGCTCAAAATCGACAATGTCTTCTGGAAGAAGCTTCAAGATCCTTTCAAGCGTTAAAAGAATCGAATTTCGCAACTGAAATGGGACTGACGATTTTGGATTGCATTGGTCTGTACACACTTCAGTTTCGCGACAAAATGCTCGATGGGATAGTGTTACCAAAACTCCTGCgagtttatttaaaattccttCAATTGGGACAATCGGAAACGTTGTCCAAACACGTTTTTGCATCGCTTCGCGCATTCATCAATAACTTCTCGCCGGCACTATTTAAAGGGAATGCAATTCTTTGTGGCCAGTTGGTATTCGAACTGTTGAAATGCTGTGATAGTCGGCTGGCGAGTCTTCGTCAGGAATCCTGTGCCGTTCTGTATCTTCTAATGCGAAGTAACTTCGAGTTCAGTGGACGAAAGGGTTTGACCAGAGTACATTTGCAAGTTATAATTTCGGTTTCACAGATGCTTGGCAACGTAATTGGCTTAAATAATGCCCGATTTCAGGAATCCCTATCTCTCATAAACAG CTACGCAACAAGTGACAAAGCAATGAGAGGAACTGGTTTCCCGTTGGAAGTTAAAGATCTGACGAAACGCGTACGAACGGTTCTAATGGCTACCGCTCAGATGCAAGCTCACCATATGGACCAAGTAAAATTATTGGAGCTGCAATACTCACTGGCTAATTCATATGCCTCCACACCTGAACTACGTCACACCTGGCTAGTCACAATGGGTCGGAATCACGAACAGAATGGGAATATTTCGGAAGCAGCATGCTGTAATTTGCACATCGCCGCATTAATGGcagaatatttgaaattacGCGGCGGTGGTTTCATAAAATGGGGTGCTGAGTCATTTGACCGGATTTCCAGTAATATTTCGCGAGACGAGAAAGGTTTAAAATTGGACAGTGGAGCACAGGATTCGAATCAGTACACCGAGCAAATGTTGCTCGATCAGTTGAAGGAATGTGCAGAGTATTTGGACCGTGCCGAACGATTGGAATGTTTAGGTGAACTGTATCGGTTGATCATTCCGATACTCGAGAATCGGCGTGACTACCTCGGCTTGGCACAATGCTATTCGCATTTGGAACAGGCCTACAACAAAGTGACCGAATTCAATAGATCGGGTAAACGGTTGCTTGGTCGATTCTATAGAGTCGTATTTTATGGGCAG CTTTACTTCGAAGGCGACAGTGGCGTTGAGTATGTGTATAAAGAACCGAAAATTACGTCGTTAAGCGAAATTTCTGAGCGATTGCATAAACAATACCGCGACAAGTTTGGTgcggaaaatgtgaaaatgattATGGACTCGTCACCG GTAAATCCGTCCTCGTTAGATCCATCGAAAGCTTATTTGCAAGTAACCCATGTCATACCATATTTCTGCAAGGACGAATTGGAGTCTCGTCAGAATGAGTTCGAG CAAAACCATGATGTTGATACGTTCATGTTCGAAACACCATTCACTAAAAACGGTACAGCCCGTGGATCGGTTGAGGAACAATGGAAACGACGAACAATACTACGAA CTCTGTACTCGTTTCCCTATGTTCTCCAACGTATTGCGATCAAAGACAAGCAGTTCATTGAACTGACACCGATTGAAGTAGCTGTTGATGAAATGCAAAATCGTGTGTCCGAGCTGGAAGAGGTGGTCCTTCCACCGATTGATGTGAAAAAGTTGCAGCTAAGATTGCAAGGAAGTGTTGCGGTTCAGGTCAATGCTGGACCGTTAGCATACGCAACAGCATTTCTGGAACCACAGCGATCGATGCAGTATCCCAGTGATAAAGTGGAAGATTTGAAGGAAGTCTTCAG AGAATTTGTGAGCATCTGTAACACAGCTCTGCAAGTAAATGGTCGAATGATCTCGTCCGATCAACGTGAATATCATTCAGCCTTACAGGACAACTACAATAAACTGTGCAGTGCATTGACCGATTTACTGAACGAATCTTTTCTACCGGTCGATGAGTCCGGTATCAACGCACACCGCAACAGCATTGCATTGTTCAGTGCCATCAGCGGTGCTCCGAGTAACTCGAGTACAGCATAA